One segment of Terriglobia bacterium DNA contains the following:
- a CDS encoding carboxypeptidase regulatory-like domain-containing protein, producing MKSRNFIFVVLVFALLMTPTLFCQVDYSTATLRGTVMDQAGAVVAGATITATNTSTGISKVVKTGSDGMYRLSALQPGHYQVTTVATGFSKEVFKALELTVGQSATYDVHLKVGVASEVVEVTGENIPLIQTEQSQQANTINSLQVQELPNLNRNFTNDVYTLPGVSNSDSTRAQNPGFTGYLTTGFSIGGSNGRNNLSTIDGGENEYGTGQYRVTNLPVDAIQEYQVNRNAFAAEFGFTDGSAINIVTKSGGQKWHGDAFGYFRDQHTEATNFFNGLEGFPKAFSQNVYMGGSLGGPVVKDKLFLFTAYEFQRLDTPFFNSILNSSEAQGISAPGLGTNCAAQFASLSPDQLCYINALKASGDPFLVGFANGITPGLTPTNDPNLNTILNRDNGVFNAPDRLHNVIMRFDYTKSERDTFTLRAGYVHNNFHSAIAGITNSTPDGSGLFVRDFSILGTWTRTINPNLLNQMLIQVVPRNRSEALPNADNGINFSLGNLGAPGLGGTSTFGEPSLIPYKAHQQRYQFEDDITWNKGNHTFKFGASYRPANYTVQDNLWFNNEFDFKDGLLGLIALAPAAVQAHLIGFNNNFHLGTPGCGQSAQNPFCLGAASTNLSAAQSFAFGLPVDVVAGFNNPIWHGWGHYFGSYVQDSWKMSQRLTVNAGVRFDVDGEPPPLGANFYASPRLGFAWDPFGSHKTIVRAGAGIYYAPVDVLIPSYGSLLDGSGRYINEVLQILSQTDPRVAELWGLGLATGKLPFGHLSPADFAAVGIPTNTPGASVGYSVAPNYKNPYSFQASAGIAQQLGKDYSLELGYNMYHAVHLQMPVETAYQRIPAGGCPAAVLAVFPTCTDATGGPLYAPTGSQFQHTTYASNGSSIYHGLTASLTKRFTHGVQFQANYTWSKTIDDTIDFASFQNWFRPDNLASFRAVSVFDIPHIFTANAVYVTPFKPGQGALSAILGDITISPIITLRSGLPFSVRIPNSTNKINGQTLDSNYAIPFLSSRDDNRGAPFYTWDMNFQKAIYINREHNVHLNLIAQAVNILNHINFNHVNDAFDINGIPANGIVQTARGPLNLITGPFTGLKGLKPTSASQLTDPLFFSQADVPRQVQFGLRLAF from the coding sequence ATGAAGTCCAGAAACTTCATTTTCGTCGTGCTTGTATTTGCTCTTTTAATGACGCCAACGCTCTTCTGCCAGGTGGATTATTCCACCGCAACTTTGCGTGGAACCGTGATGGATCAGGCTGGCGCCGTGGTCGCCGGGGCCACAATCACGGCCACCAATACAAGCACCGGCATCTCCAAGGTGGTCAAGACCGGGTCTGACGGCATGTATCGCTTGTCGGCCTTGCAGCCCGGCCATTATCAGGTCACCACCGTCGCTACGGGCTTTTCCAAGGAAGTCTTCAAAGCCCTGGAGCTTACCGTGGGCCAGAGCGCGACCTATGACGTTCATTTAAAGGTCGGCGTGGCCAGTGAAGTGGTGGAGGTCACGGGAGAGAACATCCCGCTGATCCAGACTGAGCAGTCGCAGCAGGCCAACACCATCAATTCGCTCCAGGTGCAGGAACTGCCCAACCTGAACCGCAATTTTACCAATGACGTTTACACGCTTCCCGGCGTGAGTAACTCAGATTCCACGCGCGCGCAGAACCCCGGCTTTACCGGATACCTGACGACGGGTTTCTCCATAGGCGGCAGCAACGGCCGTAACAATCTTTCCACCATTGATGGCGGCGAAAATGAATATGGAACGGGCCAGTACCGCGTCACCAACCTGCCGGTGGATGCCATTCAGGAATATCAGGTAAACCGCAATGCCTTCGCCGCCGAGTTCGGCTTTACCGACGGCAGCGCGATCAACATTGTGACCAAGAGCGGCGGCCAGAAGTGGCACGGTGACGCTTTCGGCTATTTCCGCGATCAGCACACTGAAGCCACAAATTTCTTCAACGGATTGGAAGGCTTCCCCAAGGCATTCAGCCAGAATGTTTACATGGGCGGATCGCTGGGCGGCCCGGTGGTAAAAGATAAGTTGTTCCTCTTTACCGCGTATGAATTTCAGCGGCTGGATACGCCGTTTTTCAATAGCATTCTCAATTCGTCAGAAGCGCAGGGAATCAGCGCTCCGGGGCTGGGAACGAACTGCGCCGCGCAGTTCGCGTCCTTATCGCCTGATCAGTTGTGTTATATCAATGCGCTCAAAGCTTCCGGCGATCCGTTTCTGGTAGGTTTTGCCAACGGAATCACTCCCGGGCTCACGCCAACGAACGATCCCAATCTCAACACCATCCTCAATCGCGACAATGGCGTTTTCAACGCCCCAGATCGTTTGCACAATGTAATCATGCGTTTTGACTACACAAAGAGTGAGCGCGACACCTTCACGCTGCGCGCAGGTTATGTGCATAACAATTTCCATTCGGCAATCGCCGGCATCACAAATTCCACGCCCGACGGCAGCGGTCTTTTCGTCCGCGACTTCAGCATTCTCGGCACGTGGACACGGACGATCAATCCCAACCTGCTCAATCAGATGTTGATCCAGGTGGTGCCCCGCAACCGCTCAGAAGCGTTACCAAACGCCGACAATGGCATCAACTTCAGCCTGGGCAATCTTGGAGCGCCCGGTCTCGGCGGCACTTCAACTTTTGGCGAGCCTTCATTGATCCCCTACAAAGCGCACCAGCAGCGCTATCAGTTTGAAGACGATATTACCTGGAACAAGGGAAACCACACGTTTAAGTTTGGTGCATCCTACCGCCCGGCAAATTACACAGTGCAAGACAATCTCTGGTTCAACAACGAATTTGATTTCAAAGATGGGCTTCTCGGGCTGATTGCGCTCGCGCCGGCTGCAGTGCAGGCGCATCTGATCGGCTTCAATAATAATTTTCATCTAGGTACGCCGGGCTGCGGCCAGAGCGCGCAGAATCCGTTCTGCCTGGGTGCCGCTTCCACCAACCTGAGCGCTGCGCAGTCCTTTGCTTTCGGTCTTCCTGTGGACGTTGTGGCTGGATTCAATAATCCCATCTGGCATGGCTGGGGACACTATTTTGGCAGCTACGTTCAGGATAGCTGGAAGATGTCGCAGCGGCTGACGGTCAATGCCGGTGTGCGTTTTGATGTTGATGGTGAACCACCGCCTCTGGGCGCCAACTTCTACGCCTCGCCCAGGCTGGGCTTCGCCTGGGATCCATTTGGCAGCCACAAGACCATCGTCCGCGCCGGAGCCGGCATTTATTATGCGCCGGTTGACGTGCTGATTCCGTCCTACGGTTCATTGCTGGATGGCAGCGGCCGTTACATCAATGAAGTCCTGCAAATTCTGAGCCAAACTGATCCAAGAGTCGCCGAACTCTGGGGACTGGGTCTGGCAACCGGCAAGCTTCCATTTGGTCATCTCTCTCCAGCGGATTTCGCCGCGGTAGGTATCCCCACCAACACGCCGGGCGCTTCCGTCGGATACAGCGTGGCTCCCAACTACAAGAACCCTTATAGCTTCCAGGCCAGCGCGGGCATCGCCCAGCAGCTTGGCAAGGATTACTCTCTGGAACTGGGCTACAACATGTACCACGCGGTCCACCTCCAAATGCCGGTAGAGACTGCATACCAGCGAATTCCGGCAGGCGGATGCCCAGCGGCCGTGTTGGCCGTCTTCCCCACATGTACTGATGCGACCGGTGGACCGCTTTATGCGCCAACGGGCAGCCAGTTCCAGCACACCACGTATGCCTCGAACGGCAGCTCGATCTACCACGGCCTCACCGCCTCACTGACAAAACGGTTTACCCATGGCGTCCAGTTCCAGGCCAATTACACCTGGAGCAAAACGATTGATGACACCATTGATTTTGCCAGCTTCCAGAACTGGTTCCGGCCAGACAACCTGGCCTCTTTCCGGGCTGTCTCGGTTTTCGATATTCCCCACATCTTCACCGCGAACGCGGTGTACGTGACGCCGTTTAAGCCGGGACAGGGAGCGCTCTCCGCGATCCTGGGTGACATCACCATCTCGCCCATCATTACTTTGCGCAGTGGATTGCCATTCTCTGTCCGCATTCCCAACAGCACCAATAAGATCAACGGTCAGACGCTCGACAGCAACTACGCCATACCGTTCCTGTCCTCGCGCGATGACAACCGGGGCGCGCCGTTTTACACCTGGGACATGAACTTCCAGAAAGCAATCTATATCAATCGTGAGCACAACGTGCATTTGAATCTGATCGCGCAGGCGGTCAACATCCTGAATCACATCAATTTCAACCATGTGAATGATGCGTTTGATATCAACGGCATCCCCGCAAACGGCATCGTGCAGACGGCAAGAGGCCCCTTGAACCTGATCACAGGACCGTTCACTGGTCTGAAGGGTCTGAAGCCAACTAGCGCCAGCCAGCTCACTGATCCATTGTTCTTCTCGCAGGCAGACGTTCCACGCCAGGTGCAATTCGGCCTACGGCTTGCTTTTTAG
- a CDS encoding zinc metallopeptidase has protein sequence MRWTPGGTSGDIEDRRDDGGGGGGFGFGGMHIGIGGMLILLILSFVFKRNFFTLLSGGGGASSAIHEPDRARDAAEEPTVKFVSFVLDDAQQTWAGILQQQGIPYRHAKLVLFRDATTSGCGSARSATGPFYCPADEKVYIDLGFYDELNRRFGAPGDFAQAYVLAHELGHHVQKLIGVEQKVSALMRSEPNERNALSVKMELQADCLAGVWAHSTDQRKLLEKGDVESAMNAAAAVGDDRLQKMSTGRVSPESFTHGSSAQRTQWFSRGMDQGTIAACNTFQ, from the coding sequence ATGCGGTGGACGCCAGGCGGTACAAGCGGGGACATTGAAGATCGCCGGGACGATGGCGGCGGAGGAGGCGGCTTCGGCTTTGGCGGGATGCATATCGGCATCGGCGGCATGCTCATCCTGCTGATACTCAGCTTTGTCTTCAAAAGAAATTTCTTCACGCTGCTGAGCGGTGGCGGTGGTGCAAGCTCAGCCATTCACGAGCCCGATCGCGCCCGTGACGCCGCAGAAGAGCCAACCGTAAAGTTTGTGTCGTTTGTGCTCGATGACGCTCAGCAAACATGGGCCGGAATCCTGCAGCAGCAGGGCATTCCTTATCGCCACGCCAAGCTGGTGCTGTTTCGCGATGCGACAACTTCAGGTTGCGGATCGGCCCGCTCGGCCACCGGCCCGTTCTATTGTCCGGCCGATGAAAAGGTTTATATCGATCTTGGATTTTATGATGAGCTCAATCGTCGCTTTGGCGCGCCGGGAGATTTTGCACAGGCTTATGTGCTTGCACATGAATTGGGGCATCATGTGCAGAAACTGATTGGCGTTGAGCAGAAGGTAAGCGCGCTTATGCGCAGCGAACCCAATGAACGCAATGCATTATCAGTCAAAATGGAGCTGCAGGCGGACTGTCTTGCCGGAGTGTGGGCGCACTCCACGGATCAGCGCAAACTCCTGGAAAAAGGCGACGTGGAAAGCGCCATGAACGCCGCTGCTGCCGTGGGAGATGACCGTCTGCAAAAGATGTCCACCGGCAGGGTGAGCCCGGAGTCTTTCACGCATGGCAGCTCAGCCCAGCGCACACAATGGTTCAGTCGCGGAATGGATCAGGGAACCATCGCGGCGTGCAACACTTTTCAGTAA
- a CDS encoding PilZ domain-containing protein, with protein MSSGNLAREISSSRNRHFSPWNVFSALLLLSDEPTLSMARRVMESFGISVFAASSVLEAERILRHTRLDLAICDFDMPCVADFSLLQASSHWRGLSIGLMPTARLDHASHKRIQIRIPKPVSVDMLVRSLKASYTNMAQNRIAAYRHTMPVKLVSGTLAHRGWQRTLQQVSVLNVSQTGLCLNASEPLPHGAAISMNLMLPESSSALHASGNVVWSHTSGRAGIVFDRSAGPEMKKLQERLNTWLPRELGMVAKTA; from the coding sequence ATGAGTTCAGGCAACTTAGCGCGTGAAATCTCTTCCAGCCGCAACCGGCATTTCTCGCCGTGGAATGTCTTCTCGGCGTTGCTGTTGCTCTCAGACGAGCCGACACTCAGCATGGCAAGGAGAGTGATGGAAAGCTTTGGCATCAGTGTGTTTGCTGCTTCCAGCGTTCTTGAAGCGGAAAGGATACTGCGCCATACCAGGCTTGATCTTGCCATTTGCGATTTTGACATGCCTTGCGTGGCCGATTTCAGCCTGCTTCAGGCTTCGTCGCACTGGCGTGGGCTGTCCATCGGCCTGATGCCCACGGCCCGGCTCGACCATGCCAGCCACAAGCGCATCCAGATCCGCATCCCCAAGCCCGTAAGCGTTGACATGCTGGTTCGAAGCCTCAAAGCGTCTTATACAAACATGGCGCAAAACAGAATTGCTGCCTACCGCCATACCATGCCTGTGAAATTAGTTTCGGGAACTTTGGCGCATCGCGGCTGGCAGCGCACGCTGCAGCAGGTGAGTGTGCTCAATGTAAGCCAAACCGGCCTCTGCCTGAATGCCTCCGAGCCTCTGCCTCATGGAGCCGCCATCAGCATGAACCTGATGTTGCCTGAATCTTCGTCCGCTCTGCATGCCAGCGGCAACGTGGTCTGGTCACACACTAGTGGCCGCGCCGGTATTGTGTTTGATCGGTCGGCGGGACCGGAAATGAAAAAGCTGCAAGAACGACTGAATACCTGGCTACCGCGCGAACTGGGAATGGTGGCAAAGACGGCCTAG
- a CDS encoding branched-chain amino acid transaminase, which translates to MAIQATEKIWHNGKLIPWNDAQIHVMAHVVNYGSSVFEGIRCYAPAGKPAIFRLRDHMQRLIDSAKIYRIEIDYNLDQLCAAALEIVSANGVWPCYLRPIVMRGYGEAGVNPFNSPTEVYMTNYPWGKYLGHGNVSDGVDACVSSWSRIAPNTMPAMSKAGANYMNSQLIKMEAIVNGYVEGIALDVNGYVSEASGANIFIVRKGKLLTPPLGNSVLPGITRESIIALGDDIGLPVVEQMIPREMLYLADEVFFCGTASEITPIRSIDKINVNNGITGPVTLALQREFFGIVNGTTPDRHNWFTPVPVRDRSKQPVGV; encoded by the coding sequence ATGGCGATTCAAGCGACGGAAAAGATCTGGCATAACGGGAAACTGATTCCCTGGAACGACGCCCAGATTCACGTGATGGCCCACGTGGTGAACTACGGTTCCTCCGTTTTTGAAGGCATCCGTTGTTACGCGCCAGCAGGCAAACCGGCCATCTTCCGGCTTCGCGATCACATGCAGAGGCTCATCGATTCGGCCAAGATCTACCGCATCGAGATCGATTACAACCTGGACCAGCTTTGCGCCGCCGCTCTGGAGATTGTCTCCGCCAACGGCGTGTGGCCCTGCTACCTGCGCCCGATCGTGATGCGCGGCTACGGCGAGGCAGGCGTCAACCCGTTCAACTCACCCACTGAGGTCTATATGACTAATTATCCGTGGGGCAAATATCTGGGTCATGGCAACGTGAGCGATGGCGTGGATGCCTGTGTCTCTTCATGGTCGCGAATTGCGCCGAACACCATGCCCGCCATGTCGAAGGCCGGCGCGAATTACATGAATTCACAGCTCATCAAAATGGAAGCCATCGTAAACGGCTACGTGGAAGGCATTGCGCTGGACGTGAATGGATACGTGAGCGAAGCGTCAGGAGCAAACATTTTTATCGTCCGCAAAGGCAAACTGCTGACGCCGCCGCTGGGCAATTCCGTGCTGCCGGGCATTACGCGCGAGAGCATTATTGCCCTGGGCGACGATATTGGCCTGCCCGTGGTTGAGCAAATGATTCCCCGCGAAATGCTGTACCTGGCTGACGAAGTCTTCTTCTGCGGCACCGCTTCAGAAATCACTCCAATTCGTTCCATCGACAAGATCAATGTCAATAATGGCATCACGGGACCGGTGACGCTGGCGCTACAGCGCGAATTTTTTGGCATCGTGAATGGCACGACCCCCGACCGGCACAACTGGTTTACGCCGGTGCCAGTGCGTGACAGATCAAAACAGCCAGTGGGGGTGTAG
- a CDS encoding putative glycoside hydrolase encodes MLPKKFRFISSAALVVLGLIVAVVAFSRHGQIQASAAEKPAIAVQTPAPAAAAQPQELPPGTISVTAKAVTTAQFLARGHLTESSYMTVAEYVDAIAKANGGKTTFKKGDTILVPGIEPQPIVEKSRPFPKETEVRAIYMTGGTAGSAHGIELVRHWKQAGGNAVVFDIKDSDGSINIPFDHPLAKKVKNHPITNLPKYVRFLHSLDMHVIARQALFRDDNIAQNHSALAVQSRSLHQPWRENGKLVWSDSSNKEVQDYNIALAKYVAASGVDEIQFDYVRFPAEGNQADAEFAFQKDPKLHRDDVIANFLDRAYAQLHPMGVLVSLDVFGIMAWQRQVDLSHTGQDITKMAKHCDVLSPMIYPSHFFGMDGYAAPGDAPEHFISVSMDRFEKVTAGTGVVLRPWLQAFHWRTKTYSPEYILKQVSTAHLHHGDGFLFWNAANDYSKPFAAMPTMMANPQTYLYTPATAVAQSTPNAATPEKAGQSQAVTGSRQ; translated from the coding sequence ATGTTACCCAAGAAGTTTCGTTTCATCTCCTCTGCGGCCTTAGTTGTGTTAGGGCTGATTGTTGCGGTCGTCGCGTTCTCGCGACACGGCCAGATTCAAGCTTCTGCTGCTGAAAAACCGGCTATCGCCGTGCAGACCCCCGCGCCAGCCGCCGCTGCACAACCACAAGAACTTCCTCCGGGAACCATCTCAGTAACGGCAAAAGCCGTAACCACCGCCCAGTTTCTGGCTCGCGGGCATCTGACAGAATCCTCTTACATGACAGTGGCGGAGTATGTGGACGCTATCGCCAAGGCGAATGGCGGCAAGACCACATTCAAGAAGGGCGACACAATCCTGGTTCCGGGCATTGAGCCGCAACCCATTGTGGAAAAAAGCCGTCCCTTCCCTAAAGAGACTGAGGTCCGCGCCATATATATGACGGGCGGGACCGCGGGCAGCGCCCATGGAATCGAATTGGTCCGCCACTGGAAGCAGGCGGGCGGAAACGCCGTGGTCTTCGATATTAAGGACAGCGACGGCAGCATTAACATCCCTTTTGATCATCCGCTGGCGAAAAAGGTCAAGAACCATCCGATCACCAATTTGCCCAAGTATGTGCGCTTCCTGCATTCGCTGGATATGCATGTGATCGCACGGCAGGCGCTTTTCCGGGATGACAACATCGCCCAGAACCATAGCGCGCTGGCGGTGCAGTCCAGAAGCCTGCACCAGCCGTGGCGGGAAAATGGCAAGCTGGTCTGGTCAGACAGCTCTAATAAGGAAGTTCAGGATTACAACATCGCCCTGGCCAAATATGTGGCCGCGTCCGGCGTGGATGAAATCCAGTTTGACTATGTCCGCTTCCCGGCCGAAGGCAACCAGGCCGACGCGGAGTTTGCCTTCCAGAAAGATCCGAAGCTCCACCGTGATGATGTGATCGCCAATTTCCTTGATCGCGCTTATGCGCAGTTGCACCCCATGGGCGTGCTGGTTTCCCTGGACGTTTTTGGCATCATGGCATGGCAGCGCCAGGTGGACCTGAGCCATACGGGACAGGACATCACGAAAATGGCCAAGCACTGCGACGTGCTTTCACCCATGATCTACCCTTCACACTTCTTTGGCATGGATGGCTACGCGGCCCCGGGCGACGCGCCTGAGCATTTCATCAGCGTTTCCATGGATCGGTTTGAGAAAGTCACGGCCGGCACCGGCGTGGTGTTGCGTCCCTGGCTCCAGGCTTTCCACTGGCGCACCAAGACTTATTCGCCGGAGTACATCCTGAAGCAGGTCAGTACTGCCCACTTGCACCATGGGGATGGATTCCTGTTTTGGAACGCCGCCAATGATTACTCCAAGCCTTTTGCCGCCATGCCCACAATGATGGCAAACCCGCAAACGTATCTCTACACGCCTGCGACGGCGGTGGCGCAGAGCACCCCGAATGCCGCAACCCCGGAAAAAGCGGGACAATCACAGGCTGTAACCGGTTCACGACAGTAG
- a CDS encoding AAA family ATPase, whose product MRTGFNTALDPTRRSSDAQDFETALRRKIVGQDPAVEKVVEIYQMFLAGLNAPGRPVGNLLFLGPTGSGKTRVVEAVAESLFGDPRAIIKIDCAEFQHSHEIAKLIGSPPGYLGHRETHPLLTQEALNQWHTEKLKLTLLLFDEIEKASDALWQLLLGILDKATLTLGDNRRVDLSQCLIVMTSNLGAHEMDELMTGGLGFGNTKRANHMDAALDDKITRTAQDAARRKFSPEFMNRIDKVVVFKTLKPEHLEQILEIELGMVQQRILQATGNSQFVFSCTAPVKGFLLQEGTDPKYGARHLKRAIEKNVVFPLANLVATGQIKLGDFIRIDRKETQMTFTKEAEGALVPVLLEKYGELNPGSPLAAKAGRGSGKSPRDFGGIAPLLDHK is encoded by the coding sequence ATGAGGACCGGCTTTAATACTGCACTTGATCCCACACGGCGCAGCTCAGATGCGCAGGACTTTGAAACCGCCTTGCGGCGGAAAATCGTCGGCCAGGACCCGGCCGTCGAAAAAGTGGTGGAAATTTACCAGATGTTTCTCGCGGGTTTGAACGCTCCCGGGCGTCCCGTGGGAAACCTTCTCTTTCTTGGGCCCACTGGCTCAGGCAAGACGCGCGTGGTGGAAGCCGTTGCGGAATCGCTCTTCGGCGATCCCCGGGCAATCATCAAGATTGATTGCGCTGAATTCCAGCACAGCCATGAAATCGCCAAGCTGATCGGCTCGCCGCCCGGCTACCTGGGACACCGCGAGACGCACCCGCTGCTCACGCAGGAGGCGCTCAACCAGTGGCATACGGAAAAGCTCAAGCTCACGCTGCTGCTGTTCGATGAAATCGAAAAAGCCAGTGACGCGCTGTGGCAGCTCCTGCTCGGCATACTGGATAAAGCCACGCTAACGCTGGGCGACAATCGTCGCGTCGATCTTTCCCAGTGCCTGATCGTGATGACCTCAAACCTGGGCGCGCATGAAATGGACGAATTGATGACCGGTGGCCTTGGCTTTGGTAATACCAAGCGGGCCAACCACATGGATGCCGCGCTGGACGACAAAATCACTCGCACAGCGCAAGACGCGGCCCGGCGCAAGTTCTCGCCGGAGTTCATGAACCGCATAGACAAAGTGGTGGTGTTCAAGACCCTTAAGCCGGAACATCTTGAGCAGATCCTGGAAATTGAACTGGGAATGGTGCAACAGCGCATCCTGCAGGCCACCGGCAACAGCCAATTTGTGTTTTCCTGCACCGCGCCGGTTAAGGGCTTCCTGTTACAGGAAGGAACCGATCCCAAGTATGGCGCGCGGCACCTGAAGCGAGCGATCGAAAAGAATGTGGTCTTCCCGCTGGCAAACCTGGTCGCTACCGGCCAGATCAAACTGGGCGACTTCATCCGTATTGATCGCAAGGAAACGCAGATGACCTTTACCAAGGAAGCGGAAGGCGCATTGGTGCCGGTTCTCCTGGAAAAATATGGAGAACTGAATCCCGGATCGCCATTGGCAGCTAAGGCAGGACGGGGTAGCGGCAAGTCTCCGCGAGACTTTGGCGGGATCGCGCCATTGTTGGACCACAAGTAG
- a CDS encoding YheC/YheD family protein, translated as MKIIVLAHPKDDHAAPVCWALEQVGYQTACWSGVSPAEQDQASLLVDEQPCIRLGTHRLERDDVLWLRQPDPPTAQNPSALKAGAESAALSCSDFFESIVYLLETLPVRCINRYSASCLVRNKAVQLQLAGSSGLRIPATLMSNSPAAVREFFDQNPDNAICKAFATHVWQRHGSTDVTVTETFSLNRADLPADDEVFTFSPAIYQEKVKKQFDVRAVLMGERVYSFAVRTPANSLDWRHDAALRNVAVERIATPAPVESGILRFAAAAGVCTGSLDLAVDRNGEWWFLEINEQGQFLWLDDFCPHAQLLEKFCAFLTAPQGSKQTLEERQGLFPSIAEYQRSHQQEKALNIATVSADASFKSVEP; from the coding sequence ATGAAAATCATCGTGCTGGCGCACCCGAAAGATGACCATGCGGCCCCTGTTTGCTGGGCCCTGGAACAGGTCGGGTACCAGACTGCATGCTGGAGCGGCGTTTCCCCAGCCGAGCAGGACCAGGCTTCCCTGCTGGTGGACGAACAGCCCTGCATCAGACTGGGAACACATCGGCTGGAACGCGATGATGTTCTCTGGCTTCGCCAGCCGGACCCGCCGACGGCGCAGAATCCTTCGGCATTAAAAGCCGGCGCAGAATCCGCAGCACTATCTTGTTCCGATTTTTTTGAGTCGATCGTTTACCTGCTTGAAACGCTGCCTGTCCGGTGCATCAACCGCTATTCAGCCTCATGCTTGGTGCGGAACAAGGCCGTGCAACTGCAGTTGGCTGGCTCTTCCGGCCTCAGGATTCCGGCAACGCTCATGTCAAATTCGCCTGCAGCCGTGAGAGAGTTTTTTGATCAAAATCCCGACAATGCTATCTGCAAAGCATTTGCTACCCACGTATGGCAGCGGCACGGATCGACCGATGTGACGGTGACAGAAACTTTCTCCCTGAATCGCGCGGACTTGCCCGCAGATGACGAGGTCTTCACGTTTTCTCCCGCCATCTACCAGGAGAAGGTGAAGAAGCAATTCGACGTCCGAGCGGTGCTGATGGGAGAGCGTGTTTATTCGTTCGCTGTGCGCACCCCCGCCAATTCTCTCGACTGGCGCCATGACGCAGCCCTGAGAAACGTTGCCGTGGAGCGCATCGCAACGCCCGCCCCAGTGGAGAGCGGCATACTCAGGTTTGCCGCCGCGGCCGGCGTCTGCACGGGCTCGCTGGACCTTGCCGTGGACCGCAACGGAGAGTGGTGGTTCCTGGAGATCAACGAGCAGGGTCAGTTCCTGTGGCTCGATGACTTTTGCCCGCACGCGCAACTGCTGGAGAAATTTTGCGCATTTCTTACCGCTCCGCAAGGCTCCAAACAGACGCTGGAGGAGCGCCAGGGGCTGTTTCCATCGATCGCGGAATATCAGCGATCCCACCAGCAAGAGAAAGCTTTGAACATCGCCACCGTCTCGGCGGACGCATCGTTCAAGTCTGTGGAGCCGTGA